Proteins from a single region of Gossypium arboreum isolate Shixiya-1 chromosome 1, ASM2569848v2, whole genome shotgun sequence:
- the LOC108481780 gene encoding protein NRT1/ PTR FAMILY 7.3-like, translating to MACSEVCKEVELKQEQEEACTKDGTIDWHGQPAIKAKSGQWTAGIIILLNQGLATLAFFGVGVNLVLFLTRVLGQNNADAANNVSKWTGTVYIFSLVGAFLSDSYWGRYKTCAIFQVIFVIGLVSLSLSSYLFLIKPKGCGDEETKCGSHSGFEIALFYLSIYLVALGNGGYQPNIATFGADQFDENDLKEGHSKVAFFSYFYLALNLGSLFSNTILGYFEDEGMWALGFWVSSGSALAALVLFLAGTTRYRHFKPSGNPLSRFSQVLVAATKKCNIDMPLDADSLFDVDRNDSSINGNRKILHTNEFKFLDKAAYISTRDIDDQKKGIYTPWRLCPVTQVEEVKCILRLLPIWLCTIIYSVVFTQMASLFVEQGAAMKVIVLNFRIPPASMSSFDILSVALFIFLYRRILDPLVSRLRKKSSRGLTELQRMGIGLIIAILAMVSAGIVECYRLKYANKDCIHSEGSSSLSIFWQVPQYAFIGASEVFMYVGQLEFFNAQTPDGLKSFGSALCMTSISLGNYVSSLLVTMVMKISTEDHMPGWIPGNLNKGHLDRFYFLLAGLTTIDLVVYIACARWYKCIKLEGKGDENDDERGSFNKV from the exons ATGGCTTGCTCAGAGGTTTGTAAAGAG GTGGAGTTGAAACAGGAACAAGAAGAAGCATGCACTAAAGATGGAACTATTGATTGGCATGGCCAACCTGCTATAAAAGCAAAATCTGGACAATGGACTGCTGGAATTATCATTCTCT TGAACCAAGGGCTAGCAACCCTAGCTTTCTTTGGAGTAGGGGTGAATTTGGTGCTGTTCCTCACAAGAGTGTTGGGCCAAAACAATGCTGATGCTGCTAACAATGTCAGCAAATGGACAGGCACTGTCTACATTTTCTCTCTTGTTGGTGCTTTCCTCAGTGATTCCTATTGGGGAAGATACAAAACTTGTGCCATCTTTCAAGTCATCTTTGTCATT GGATTGGTGTCACTATCACTATCATCATACCTTTTCTTGATTAAACCAAAAGGGTGTGGAGATGAAGAAACAAAATGTGGGTCACATTCAGGCTTTGAGATAGCTCTGTTTTACCTCTCAATCTACTTAGTTGCACTAGGGAATGGAGGGTATCAACCAAACATTGCTACATTTGGGGCTGATCAATTCGATGAAAACGACCTTAAAGAAGGTCACTCCAAGGTTGCCTTTTTTAGCTACTTTTACTTAGCTTTGAACCTTGGGTCACTTTTCTCCAACACCATCTTGGGGTATTTTGAAGATGAAGGGATGTGGGCACTTGGATTTTGGGTGTCAAGTGGTTCTGCCTTGGCTGCACTTGTTTTGTTCCTAGCTGGAACCACCAGGTACAGGCATTTCAAGCCAAGTGGGAACCCACTATCAAGGTTCAGTCAAGTCCTTGTGGCTGCAACAAAGAAATGCAACATTGATATGCCACTTGATGCTGATAGCTTGTTTGATGTGGATCGAAATGATTCTTCTATCAATGGCAATAGAAAGATTCTCCACACCAATGAATTCAA GTTCTTGGACAAAGCAGCATACATAAGTACAAGGGATATAGATGATCAAAAGAAGGGAATTTATACACCATGGCGTCTTTGCCCTGTTACACAAGTTGAAGAAGTTAAATGCATACTAAGATTACTCCCAATATGGCTTTGCACCATAATCTACTCTGTTGTCTTCACACAAATGGCCTCACTCTTCGTGGAGCAAGGCGCTGCAATGAAAGTCATTGTCTTGAACTTCCGTATCCCACCCGCCAGCATGTCTAGCTTCGACATTCTCAGCGTCGCGTTGTTCATATTCCTTTACCGACGAATCCTCGATCCACTTGTAAGCCGGTTACGAAAAAAGAGTTCCCGAGGACTCACTGAGCTTCAAAGGATGGGAATCGGACTCATCATAGCAATACTAGCAATGGTTTCAGCTGGAATTGTAGAATGCTATAGATTAAAGTATGCTAACAAAGATTGTATCCATTCTGAAGGCTCAAGTTCCTTGAGTATATTTTGGCAAGTCCCTCAATACGCATTTATTGGCGCATCGGAGGTATTCATGTACGTCGGCCAGCTCGAGTTCTTCAACGCACAAACACCCGACGGGTTAAAAAGCTTCGGAAGTGCACTATGTATGACATCAATATCATTAGGGAACTATGTTAGTAGCTTGCTCGTGACAATGGTGATGAAGATTTCAACTGAAGATCATATGCCTGGTTGGATACCAGGGAATCTCAATAAGGGTCATTTAGAtagattttattttctattgGCTGGTTTAACAACCATCGATTTGGTTGTTTATATAGCATGTGCTAGATGGTATAAATGTATTAAGCTTGAAGGAAAAGGTGATGAAAATGATGATGAGAGAGGTAGCTTTAATAAAGTGTGA